ATGGTTGTAGAATGAGTGAATGGAAAGGGTTAGCGGCCTGACGCCGTGGCTGGCCCCAGTTGGCCGGCAGCGGCCGTAGTAATCAGGATGGGGTAGCCGTCGGGCAGCAACACCTCCCGCAGCTTGGTGCGGGTCTTGGGAGCGGCTGAGCACGTTCATGGCCACGCGCCCGCCCACGCCCACCACCGAGTTAGCGGCCGAGGCCGAGCGGTCGATGGCGGTGCTCACTTCCTGCATGGATTGCTGCTGCAGGTCCTGGCCGGCGAGGCTGGCATCCTTGGCGACCCGCTTAACCGGGTCAATCATGATGCCCGGCAGGTAGTTGTAGTCGTAGATGCTGGCCGCGACCCGGGTGGGCCCGAGGCGGTTGACTTCCAGCATCACGTTGTTGGTGCCCACGCTGGCAATGCCGGCGAAGACCGAGTTCTTGGGGAAGGTTACGCCCGACACCACGGCGTCTTCCTGCAGGCGCAGCAGGACCACCGAGCCCGTGCGCACCTTCTGCTCGCCGTTTATGACGCACTTGAAAAACACGTCCGGCGTGAGCTCGGCCTGGCTGCCCTGGGCCATCATCCGGGCGGAGTTGCCCACCTTGACGGTGTTGAAGCCATCCCTGCCGGCAGCGTTAGCACGATTGGCCAGGGTTTGCGCGGCCGCTTTGGGGTCACGGAAGCGCTTGCCCGTCATGCGCTCGTAGGCGGCGCGGGTTTCGGGCGGCGAGGAGCCCAGCATAGCCAGCACGTCCGGGTCTGTTTCAAACGGGGTGCCGTCAGTATCGGTCGCGGGCAGCAGCCCGGCCCGCAGGCCCCGGCCAGCCCGGTAGCTCGCCTGGCGGGCCGAAGCGCCTACTACCTGGCCGGGGCGACGCCGGGGGACCACCAGCATTTGCGCGTGGTAAGAACCCGTGGTAGGGTCCTGCAGAGTCGTTTCAATCGTGTCCACGTCGGCCGCGGCCAAGCGGGCTTCCTCCTGCCGGCGACGGGCGGCCAGGGTAGCCGCCGCGGCCCGCCGCTTCCGGCGCAGGGCCTGGCCCAGGGTGTCGGCGACAAACGCTTCCACCAGTTCGTCAGTGTTAGGGCGAGCCGGCGTGCTCTGAGCTTCCTGTTCCAGCCGCCGCTGCTGCTCGATTTGCGCCGAGGGCGAAACAGGGGCGGTGGGCTCGGTGGGCGCGGCCTTGATTTCGGGCTCGATGTTTTCCGAAGCCGCCGCCACGACTTCCTTCTGTTGCTGGGCGGCCTGCGTAGCCGAGCGCAGCCAGAGGAACAGCCCCCGGCGACCAGCAAGACCAGCAGGCCGGTCAGGGGTATCCAGTTGTTGCGCAGCAGCTCCAGCGGAGTTGTTTTTGATTTGTCAGCAGCGGTCCGGTCCGCTCCCAGGCGTTCGTGGTCATCGTGCTCGGCTGAGCCCGTGGAATGAGATTGAGTATGGGGGTTTGCAGGTTCCATAAGAAGGAAGGGTTAGATGGTGGAGGCCCGATTGATGACCCGCGACGGCACCGGCAGCACCAGCACCCGAGCCCCGTTCAGCTCGC
The DNA window shown above is from Hymenobacter sp. J193 and carries:
- the traM gene encoding conjugative transposon protein TraM, which codes for MAAASENIEPEIKAAPTEPTAPVSPSAQIEQQRRLEQEAQSTPARPNTDELVEAFVADTLGQALRRKRRAAAATLAARRRQEEARLAAADVDTIETTLQDPTTGSYHAQMLVVPRRRPGQVVGASARQASYRAGRGLRAGLLPATDTDGTPFETDPDVLAMLGSSPPETRAAYERMTGKRFRDPKAAAQTLANRANAAGRDGFNTVKVGNSARMMAQGSQAELTPDVFFKCVINGEQKVRTGSVVLLRLQEDAVVSGVTFPKNSVFAGIASVGTNNVMLEVNRLGPTRVAASIYDYNYLPGIMIDPVKRVAKDASLAGQDLQQQSMQEVSTAIDRSASAANSVVGVGGRVAMNVLSRSQDPHQAAGGVAARRLPHPDYYGRCRPTGASHGVRPLTLSIHSFYNHEKDSFSGPGGCRVDTCPGWSGPGPDGRQ